GCCACCAGTACCACCCGCATCAATACGCTTGATCACCGCCCCTGCCAATGATTGCGGCAACCCTGAGTGCGCAATCGCCACCGCAAAAGCACCAAGTAGCGCGTAAGACAGGGCGATTTGGGCCCCATTGCGAATACCTTCTTGAAAGGCCTCTAAGGTATCGGTGATACCGAGACCCGCTATCAGCCCGCCCGCCAGTGCACCTATTAATAAACTGAGCACCACGTGCACTCGCGAAAGTGACAGCCCTAGCATAATAACGACTGCCAGTAGTACCGCGTTGATGGTCATGTGTTGCCCCTTTTGCTTTCGCTTAATTAAGACCCGCTAATATCTTAAAACCTATGAATACTGCCCTGATGTCTAGAATGCTTTGGTTCAAAAAGCACGGTTTCAGACGCGCGTCAGTTTACCTTATTTTTCCTATAAAGCCTACGCTCAGAATGGAGCAGATATTAGTCAGACTAAAAATAAACAAGCATTATTCTTTACCCTGTTGAGTAGTAAGGCCTTGCAATTTTTTATGGGGACACCATTTATCTAAACATGAACCACGAACTTGACTTTACAAGTCTGGTGAACGAGGAAAGATTATATGAGTAATAACGAACATAACATCGAAAAAGACGATCTTGCTCAAGACACCCTTGCACAAGATAATGTTGAACAAGACAATAACGATCTTGAAAACTCGTCTGCATCTATAGAAGATGCCAAGAAGGATGATCATTCAGACAATTATCTGCCGCTACTGGCGCTCAGAGACGTGGTGGTCTATCCGCACATGCAAATCGCCCTATTCGTCGGTCGTGCGCCATCCGTTCAAGCGGTTGAGCTTGCACAAGCCGAATATGGTAATAAAGTATTGGTCGTTGCACAAAAAGACTCGCTGACCGAGGACATCGATCATGACAACTTGTACCAATATGGTACGGTTTGCCGTATCGTCAGCACCATGCCGCATGACAGCGATGAGGATTGCATCAAAGTCCTTATCGAAGGTCAATATCGTGCGCGTGTCGATACGATTCAGGACCATGATAACGTCTTGATGGCAAGCTTTGAGCGTGCTGACCTCGACATGCAAATGGATGACAGTCAGCAGAAAAACACCATTCAAGCTTTGACCAGCTTGTTTGAAAGCTATGCTGATGCACGTCTACGTAATGCCCGTGAGCTTACTCGTGTGGCGAAACGCATTGATGACTTGCTTGAGTTGGTATATTTCATCTCAACTCGAGTCTCGATGGATCTTGATATCAAGCAATCGTTTTTAGAGAATGACGATATCAAAACCCACATCAACACCTTGACTGAATATTTGGTCAAGCAAAGTGCCGAGCAGAATATCGAACAAGATATTCAAGATGCCGTCCGTCAACAGATGGAAGATAATCAGCGCGAGTATTTCTTAAATGAAAAAATGAAAGCCATCAAAAATGAGCTGTCTGACATGAATGACGGTGCGTTTGATGGTGACGACGATGTCGCTGAGCTTGAAAAACGCTTAGAAGATGCTGATTTGCCAGATGATGTGCGCAAAAAAGCAGAGCAAGAGTTTAAAAAGCTTAAAATGATGCCACCTGCATCGAGTGAATCATCAGTCGTACGTAACTATATTGAGTGGATTTTGGATACGCCGTGGAATGCGACGACTAAAGTTTCTATCAATTTAGAGAAAGCTAAGACCACTCTCGATGAAGACCACTATGGCTTGCAAGATGTTAAAGATCGCATCTTAGAATACCTCGCAGTCCAATCGCGAGTGAAAAAACTTCGTGGTCCGATTCTTTGTCTCGTCGGTCCTCCTGGTGTTGGTAAAACCTCATTGGGTGAGTCGATTGCACGTGCAACCGGTCGTAAGTTCGTCCGTATGGCACTTGGTGGCGTCCGTGATGAAGCCGAAATCCGTGGTCATCGCCGTACTTATATCGGTGCGATGCCGGGTAAGATCGTCCAGTCTTTAGCCAAAGTAGAGGTTAAAAACCCACTATTCTTGCTAGATGAAGTCGATAAAATGGCGCAAGACTTCCGTGGCGATCCAGCATCAGCGCTATTAGAAGTATTAGATCCGTCGCAGAATGACAAGTTCAACGACCATTATTTAGATATGGACTTAGACTTATCACAAGTGATGTTCATCTGTACGGCTAACAGCATGGATATCCCGCCTGCCCTTCTTGACCGGATGGAAGTCATCCGTCTACCGGGTTATACCGAAGAAGAAAAGGTCAATATCGCGAAAAAATATCTCGTACCAAAAGCCATCAAGCAAAATGGGCTTAAAGAAGGCGAGATTGAAATCGTAGAAGCGGCATTGCACAGCATCGTACGTAGCTACACACGTGAAGCAGGTGTGCGTAACCTTGAGCGTGAAGTGAATAAAATCTGCCGTAAAGTCGTGCGCGGTTCAGTTGAAAGTCATGGCGCACGTGCTCCGAAAAAAGACGAGCGTGAGCTGGTCGTGGTCGATGACAAAAATATCGATGACTACTTAGGCGTCCATCAGTATGATTATGGTCTAGCAGAAGAAGAGCCTGAGATTGGTCGTATCACTGGCCTTGCATGGACACAAGTCGGTGGTGAGTTACTCACTATCGAAGCAGTCGCCATGAAAGGTAAAGGTGAGCTTAGCTTTACTGGCTCATTAGGTGATGTGATGAAAGAGTCTATTCGCGCAGCGATGAGCGTAGTACGTGCTCGTGGTGATAGCTTAGGTATTGACTACGAAACGGTCAAAACGACTGATATTCATGTGCATATGCCAGAGGGTGCGACACCAAAAGATGGTCCATCTGCAGGTGGTGCACTGACAACAGCCCTAGTATCTGCCTTGACTGGCATCGCTATTCGTCCAGATATTGCGATGACAGGTGAGATTACGCTGCGCGGTAAAATCTTGCGTATTGGTGGCCTCAAAGAGAAGCTACTAGCCGCGCATCGTGGTGGCATCAAGCATGTGTTGATTCCAGCAAGTAATGAGCGCGACTTGGCCGATATCCCTGATAACGTCAAAGAAGGCTTAACCATTCAGCCAGTGGCAACGATTGATGAGATATTAAAAGTTGCTTTGGTCAGTATGCCAACGCCACTTAAACCAGCTAAAGTGACGGTTGATAAAACCTCAAGCAAAGCGCTGCACAATTAATCTAAATTATTAATAGTTAATAGATGCAAAAAGACCGTAATTGATATTACGGTCTTTTTTTATG
The nucleotide sequence above comes from Psychrobacter sp. P2G3. Encoded proteins:
- the lon gene encoding endopeptidase La, whose protein sequence is MSNNEHNIEKDDLAQDTLAQDNVEQDNNDLENSSASIEDAKKDDHSDNYLPLLALRDVVVYPHMQIALFVGRAPSVQAVELAQAEYGNKVLVVAQKDSLTEDIDHDNLYQYGTVCRIVSTMPHDSDEDCIKVLIEGQYRARVDTIQDHDNVLMASFERADLDMQMDDSQQKNTIQALTSLFESYADARLRNARELTRVAKRIDDLLELVYFISTRVSMDLDIKQSFLENDDIKTHINTLTEYLVKQSAEQNIEQDIQDAVRQQMEDNQREYFLNEKMKAIKNELSDMNDGAFDGDDDVAELEKRLEDADLPDDVRKKAEQEFKKLKMMPPASSESSVVRNYIEWILDTPWNATTKVSINLEKAKTTLDEDHYGLQDVKDRILEYLAVQSRVKKLRGPILCLVGPPGVGKTSLGESIARATGRKFVRMALGGVRDEAEIRGHRRTYIGAMPGKIVQSLAKVEVKNPLFLLDEVDKMAQDFRGDPASALLEVLDPSQNDKFNDHYLDMDLDLSQVMFICTANSMDIPPALLDRMEVIRLPGYTEEEKVNIAKKYLVPKAIKQNGLKEGEIEIVEAALHSIVRSYTREAGVRNLEREVNKICRKVVRGSVESHGARAPKKDERELVVVDDKNIDDYLGVHQYDYGLAEEEPEIGRITGLAWTQVGGELLTIEAVAMKGKGELSFTGSLGDVMKESIRAAMSVVRARGDSLGIDYETVKTTDIHVHMPEGATPKDGPSAGGALTTALVSALTGIAIRPDIAMTGEITLRGKILRIGGLKEKLLAAHRGGIKHVLIPASNERDLADIPDNVKEGLTIQPVATIDEILKVALVSMPTPLKPAKVTVDKTSSKALHN